Proteins from a genomic interval of Xanthomonas sp. AM6:
- a CDS encoding LysR family transcriptional regulator translates to MKTTLDELQAFIAVVDTHSITAAADALGQTASGVSRALARLEDKLQTTLLRRTTRRLALTEEGQAFLQRARAIVAAVEQAEEQMVARGQRPAGRLRVDAAAPFMLHAIVPHVASYRARYPQVELELTSNDGVIDLLERRTDLAIRIGALRDSSLHARALGSSRVRVLASPDYLARHGTPRRVDDLARHDLLGFTQPESLNAWPLRGSDGEALQIRPAVACSSGETLRQLALAGDGIVCLSDFMTVADRRAGRLVQLLPKHTLDVRQPIHGVYYRNTAVSARIASFLDHLADALGPAPFAV, encoded by the coding sequence ATGAAGACGACGCTGGACGAACTGCAGGCCTTCATCGCGGTGGTCGATACGCACTCGATCACCGCGGCCGCCGACGCGCTGGGGCAGACCGCCTCGGGGGTCAGCCGCGCGCTGGCACGGCTGGAGGACAAGCTGCAGACCACGCTGTTGCGGCGGACCACCCGGCGCCTGGCGTTGACTGAGGAAGGCCAGGCCTTCCTGCAGCGCGCCCGCGCGATCGTGGCGGCGGTCGAGCAGGCCGAGGAACAGATGGTCGCGCGCGGCCAGCGCCCGGCCGGGCGCCTGCGCGTGGACGCGGCGGCGCCGTTCATGCTGCATGCGATCGTGCCGCACGTGGCCAGCTATCGCGCGCGCTATCCGCAGGTGGAGCTGGAGCTGACCAGCAACGACGGCGTGATCGACCTGCTCGAACGCCGCACCGACCTGGCGATCCGCATCGGCGCGCTGCGCGATTCCAGCCTGCATGCGCGCGCGCTCGGCAGCAGCCGGGTGCGCGTGCTGGCCAGCCCCGATTACCTGGCCAGGCATGGCACGCCCAGGCGCGTGGACGATCTGGCGCGGCACGACCTGCTCGGCTTCACCCAGCCCGAATCGCTCAACGCCTGGCCGCTGCGCGGCAGCGATGGCGAGGCGTTGCAGATCCGCCCGGCGGTCGCCTGTTCCAGCGGCGAGACGCTGCGCCAGCTGGCGCTGGCCGGCGACGGCATCGTCTGCCTGTCCGACTTCATGACCGTAGCCGACCGCCGCGCGGGCCGGCTGGTGCAGCTGCTGCCCAAGCACACGCTGGACGTGCGCCAGCCGATCCACGGCGTCTACTACCGCAATACCGCGGTCTCGGCGCGCATCGCCTCGTTCCTGGACCACCTGGCCGACGCGCTGGGGCCGGCGCCATTCGCGGTCTAG
- a CDS encoding Rrf2 family transcriptional regulator, whose product MKRNTQLSDVLHLLVHMAQHGEPMTSEQMAACLQSHAVVVRRLLARLREAQLVESSRGHGGGWQLARAPEAISLYDVYVALGEPLLLGHGVRGPHPDCAIERAVNDALDDGYRQAQAALSAQLQALTLRKLARRVQREHKQEKTHAA is encoded by the coding sequence ATGAAGCGAAACACCCAGCTTTCCGATGTGCTGCACCTATTGGTCCACATGGCGCAGCACGGCGAACCGATGACGTCCGAACAGATGGCGGCTTGCCTGCAGAGCCACGCGGTGGTGGTGCGGCGGTTGCTGGCGCGGCTGCGCGAAGCGCAACTGGTCGAGTCCAGCCGCGGCCACGGCGGCGGCTGGCAACTGGCGCGCGCGCCGGAGGCGATCAGCCTGTACGACGTCTATGTCGCCCTGGGCGAGCCGCTGCTGCTCGGCCATGGGGTGCGCGGCCCGCATCCGGATTGCGCGATCGAGCGCGCGGTCAACGATGCGTTGGACGACGGCTATCGGCAGGCCCAGGCCGCGCTGTCCGCCCAGTTGCAGGCATTGACGCTGCGCAAGCTGGCCCGGCGCGTGCAACGTGAACACAAACAGGAGAAGACCCATGCAGCATGA
- a CDS encoding NAD(P)/FAD-dependent oxidoreductase: MQHDAVVIGGSFAGLSAALMLARGHRKVLVVDAGLPRNRSAAHSHGLLALDGMPGSAVLAQARTQLLAYPTVEWWDGQVEDATALPGGWEVALADGRRVRTRGMVLATGVADQLPDLPGVAERWGHTVMHCPYCHGYELGRQARIGVLGNGTSMSAEQALMLADWGRVTLFAQGMALDDAELMAKLARRGVQLETRRAVALEGEGTAIDGMRMDDGARVEIQALFLSAPTRMASPLAERLGCRFDEGPLSPYLSVDEKKLTSLPRVFAAGDAARMYGNATLASADGALAGIGLHHALIAEDSEQDTAAAA; the protein is encoded by the coding sequence ATGCAGCATGACGCAGTCGTCATCGGCGGCAGTTTCGCCGGCCTCTCGGCCGCCCTGATGCTGGCACGCGGGCACCGCAAGGTGCTGGTGGTCGATGCCGGCCTGCCGCGCAACCGCAGCGCCGCGCACTCGCATGGCCTGTTGGCGCTGGACGGCATGCCGGGCAGCGCAGTGCTGGCGCAGGCCAGGACGCAGCTGCTGGCCTATCCCACGGTCGAATGGTGGGACGGACAGGTCGAGGATGCGACGGCGTTGCCCGGCGGCTGGGAGGTGGCGCTGGCCGATGGCCGGCGGGTCCGCACGCGCGGCATGGTGCTGGCGACCGGCGTCGCCGACCAGCTGCCGGACCTGCCGGGCGTGGCCGAGCGCTGGGGGCACACGGTCATGCACTGCCCGTACTGCCACGGCTACGAACTGGGCCGGCAGGCGCGCATCGGCGTGCTCGGCAACGGCACCAGCATGTCGGCGGAACAGGCGCTGATGCTGGCCGACTGGGGCCGGGTGACCTTGTTCGCGCAGGGCATGGCGCTGGACGACGCCGAGTTGATGGCCAAGCTGGCCAGGCGCGGCGTGCAGCTGGAAACGCGGCGCGCGGTCGCGCTGGAAGGCGAGGGCACCGCGATCGACGGCATGCGCATGGACGACGGCGCACGGGTGGAGATCCAGGCGCTGTTCCTGTCCGCGCCGACGCGCATGGCCAGCCCGCTGGCCGAGCGCCTGGGCTGCCGCTTCGACGAAGGCCCGCTTAGTCCGTACCTGAGCGTGGACGAAAAGAAGCTGACCAGCCTGCCGCGGGTCTTCGCGGCCGGCGACGCGGCGCGCATGTACGGCAACGCGACACTGGCCTCGGCCGACGGCGCGCTCGCCGGCATCGGCCTGCACCACGCGTTGATCGCCGAAGACAGCGAGCAGGACACGGCGGCCGCGGCATAA
- a CDS encoding RtcB family protein, whose product MNMHNYELLHAEGSATPIKGWVRGVPLETQAHEQLRNIAAIPFVGPWVAVMPDVHLGKGATVGSVIPTRGAIIPAAVGVDIGCGMAAVRTTLRASDLPDNLAQLRSSIERSVPVGNGRGGEHRKLPDSIATRIAQSGLVERLDTIKARHRRIRTDKLDCQIGTLGGGNHFIEVCLDESDAVWVMLHSGSRGTGNLIGTYFIEQAREQLAHRVLGFHLPDKDLAFFMEGEPLFDDYVEAVSWAQDYARENREAMMARVLAEMRHRLPKFQLEKLAVNCHHNYVQKETHAGEELLVTRKGAVSARAGELGIIPGSMGAKSFIVRGLGNGESFHSCSHGAGRVMSRTAARQQITLAQHREATAHVECRKDAAVIDESPAAYKSIDAVMAAQRDLVEVVHTLRQVLCVKG is encoded by the coding sequence ATGAACATGCACAATTACGAGTTGCTGCACGCCGAAGGCAGCGCCACGCCGATCAAGGGCTGGGTGCGCGGCGTGCCGCTGGAAACGCAGGCCCACGAGCAGCTGCGCAACATCGCCGCGATCCCGTTCGTCGGGCCGTGGGTGGCGGTGATGCCGGACGTGCACCTGGGCAAGGGCGCGACCGTGGGCTCGGTGATCCCGACCCGCGGCGCGATCATCCCGGCGGCGGTCGGCGTGGACATCGGCTGCGGCATGGCCGCGGTGCGCACCACGCTGCGCGCGTCCGACCTGCCCGACAATCTGGCGCAGCTGCGTTCGAGCATCGAGCGCAGCGTGCCGGTCGGCAATGGCCGTGGCGGCGAGCACCGCAAGCTGCCCGACAGCATCGCCACGCGCATCGCGCAGTCGGGGCTGGTCGAGCGCCTGGACACGATCAAGGCCAGGCACCGCCGCATCCGCACCGACAAGCTGGACTGCCAGATCGGCACGCTCGGCGGCGGCAACCACTTCATCGAGGTCTGCCTGGACGAGAGCGATGCGGTGTGGGTGATGCTGCACAGCGGCTCGCGCGGCACCGGCAACCTGATCGGCACGTACTTCATCGAACAGGCGCGCGAGCAGCTGGCGCACCGCGTGCTCGGCTTCCACCTGCCGGACAAGGACCTGGCGTTCTTCATGGAAGGCGAGCCGTTGTTCGACGACTACGTCGAGGCGGTGTCCTGGGCGCAGGACTACGCGCGCGAGAACCGCGAGGCGATGATGGCGCGGGTGCTGGCGGAAATGCGCCACCGCTTGCCGAAGTTCCAGCTGGAGAAGCTGGCGGTGAACTGCCACCACAACTACGTGCAGAAGGAGACGCACGCCGGCGAGGAACTGCTGGTGACCCGCAAGGGCGCGGTCAGCGCGCGTGCCGGCGAGCTGGGCATCATCCCGGGCAGCATGGGCGCGAAGAGCTTCATCGTGCGCGGGTTGGGCAATGGCGAGAGCTTCCACAGCTGCAGCCACGGTGCCGGCCGGGTGATGAGCCGCACCGCGGCGCGCCAGCAGATCACCCTGGCCCAGCATCGCGAGGCCACCGCGCACGTGGAATGCCGCAAGGATGCGGCGGTGATCGACGAGTCGCCGGCAGCGTACAAGTCGATCGATGCGGTGATGGCCGCGCAACGCGACCTGGTGGAAGTGGTGCACACGCTGCGGCAGGTGCTGTGCGTGAAGGGCTGA
- a CDS encoding slipin family protein, with the protein MFWTKRVVIGDSERGLMYRNRRFERVLAPGVYRLFDPSRRIEVKTFDIAAPEYAGHDVDALIARLGAQLHEVFVLADLGSDEVGLVVKQGKLEDVLPPGSRRLYWRGLVAVEVLRLPLGESLAVPPDVAQRLRQLGVLSRFAVALDVPAESAGLVFVDGRLQRTLAPGHYAFWNFRKNIATEVIELRIQSVEVSGQELLTRDKVSLRVNLAASMRVADPVAARTRVAKYGDQLYRELQYGLRRAVSAKTLDELLGDKASLDADIFGYVREQVAGFGIEVLGVGVKDVILPGEMKEILNAVVQAEKSAQANVIRRREEANATRSLLNTAKLIEDNPVLMRLKELEALEKVTEKIDKLTVFGGLDGVLKQLVTMK; encoded by the coding sequence ATGTTCTGGACCAAGCGGGTCGTGATCGGCGATAGCGAGCGCGGCCTGATGTATCGCAACCGGCGTTTCGAGCGCGTGCTCGCGCCCGGCGTCTACCGCCTGTTCGACCCGTCGCGGCGCATCGAGGTGAAGACCTTCGACATCGCCGCGCCGGAGTACGCCGGCCACGATGTCGACGCGCTGATCGCGCGGCTGGGCGCACAGTTGCACGAGGTGTTCGTGCTGGCCGACCTGGGCAGCGACGAGGTGGGCCTGGTGGTCAAGCAGGGCAAGCTCGAGGACGTGCTGCCGCCCGGATCGCGCCGGCTGTACTGGCGCGGGCTGGTCGCGGTGGAGGTGCTGCGCCTGCCGCTGGGCGAGAGCCTGGCGGTGCCGCCGGACGTCGCCCAGCGCCTGCGCCAGCTCGGCGTGCTGTCGCGGTTCGCGGTCGCGCTGGACGTTCCGGCCGAGTCGGCCGGGCTGGTGTTCGTCGACGGGCGCCTGCAGCGGACCCTGGCGCCGGGCCACTACGCGTTCTGGAACTTCCGCAAGAACATCGCCACCGAGGTGATCGAGTTGCGGATCCAGTCGGTGGAGGTGTCCGGGCAGGAGCTGCTGACCCGCGACAAGGTCAGCCTGCGCGTCAACCTGGCCGCCAGCATGCGCGTCGCCGACCCGGTCGCCGCGCGCACGCGGGTGGCCAAGTACGGCGACCAGCTGTACCGCGAGCTGCAGTACGGCCTGCGCCGAGCGGTCTCGGCCAAGACGCTGGACGAACTGCTCGGCGACAAGGCCTCGCTGGACGCGGACATCTTCGGCTACGTGCGCGAGCAGGTTGCCGGCTTCGGCATCGAGGTGCTGGGCGTGGGCGTCAAGGACGTGATCCTGCCCGGCGAGATGAAGGAGATCCTCAACGCGGTGGTGCAGGCGGAGAAGTCGGCGCAGGCCAACGTGATCCGCCGGCGCGAGGAGGCCAACGCCACGCGTTCGCTGCTCAACACCGCCAAGCTGATCGAGGACAACCCGGTGCTGATGCGGCTGAAGGAGCTGGAGGCGCTGGAGAAGGTCACCGAGAAGATCGACAAGCTCACCGTGTTCGGCGGCCTGGATGGCGTGCTGAAGCAATTGGTGACGATGAAGTGA
- a CDS encoding low molecular weight protein tyrosine phosphatase family protein: protein MSSIRNVLFVCARNRLRSPTAEQVFADWPGIETASAGIQADADTPLTPELLAWADLIFVMERRHRSKLSARFKRHLGGKRVVCLGIPDDYAFMAPALVERLLRTVPAYLPRR, encoded by the coding sequence ATGTCGTCCATCCGCAACGTCCTGTTCGTGTGCGCCCGCAACCGCTTGCGCAGCCCCACCGCCGAGCAGGTGTTCGCCGACTGGCCGGGCATCGAGACCGCATCGGCCGGCATCCAGGCCGACGCCGACACGCCGCTGACGCCCGAACTGCTCGCCTGGGCCGATCTGATCTTCGTGATGGAGCGCCGGCATCGCAGCAAGCTGTCGGCGCGCTTCAAGCGCCACCTGGGCGGCAAGCGCGTGGTGTGTCTCGGGATTCCCGACGACTACGCGTTCATGGCGCCGGCATTGGTGGAACGCCTGTTGCGCACGGTGCCTGCCTATCTGCCGCGCCGGTGA
- a CDS encoding NAD(P)H-binding protein has protein sequence MYAITGITGQVGGTLARSLLAEGHPVRAVLRDAAKGERWAAQGCTVALAELTDVPALARAFRGAEGVFILLPPAFDPEPGFPAARRIIAALREALEQARPEKVVALSTIGADAERPNLLNQLRIMEQQFATLPMPTAFLRPAWFMENARWDIDAAHAGTIASYLQPASRAIAMVSAQDVGRTAAGLLQERWEGHRIVQLEGPQRTSPDAIAAAFGRLLGRDVSVQTVPRDTWEERFRAQGMQHPLPRMQMLDGFNAGWIDFAQDGDASVESRKGQVGIEAALRAMLEEQAGAE, from the coding sequence ATGTACGCAATCACCGGAATCACGGGACAGGTCGGCGGCACGCTCGCCCGCAGCTTGTTGGCAGAAGGGCACCCGGTGCGCGCCGTGCTGCGCGATGCCGCCAAGGGCGAGCGCTGGGCCGCGCAAGGCTGCACGGTGGCGCTGGCCGAACTGACCGACGTCCCGGCCCTGGCCCGCGCCTTCCGCGGCGCCGAGGGCGTCTTCATCCTGCTGCCGCCGGCCTTCGACCCCGAACCGGGGTTCCCGGCCGCGCGCCGCATCATCGCCGCGCTGCGCGAGGCGCTGGAACAGGCGCGGCCGGAAAAGGTCGTGGCGCTGTCCACCATCGGCGCCGATGCCGAGCGCCCCAACCTGCTCAACCAATTGCGCATCATGGAGCAGCAGTTCGCCACGCTGCCGATGCCGACGGCCTTCCTGCGCCCGGCCTGGTTCATGGAGAACGCGCGCTGGGACATCGACGCCGCCCACGCCGGCACCATCGCCAGCTACCTGCAGCCGGCGTCGCGCGCCATCGCGATGGTCTCGGCCCAGGACGTGGGCCGCACCGCCGCCGGGCTGCTGCAGGAGCGGTGGGAAGGGCATCGCATCGTGCAGCTGGAAGGCCCGCAGCGCACCAGCCCGGACGCGATCGCCGCCGCATTCGGGCGCCTGCTCGGACGCGACGTGAGCGTGCAGACCGTGCCGCGCGACACGTGGGAGGAGCGCTTCCGCGCCCAGGGCATGCAGCATCCGTTGCCGCGCATGCAGATGCTGGACGGCTTCAACGCCGGCTGGATCGATTTCGCGCAGGACGGCGATGCATCCGTGGAGTCGCGCAAGGGCCAGGTCGGCATCGAAGCGGCCCTGCGCGCGATGCTCGAAGAGCAGGCTGGCGCGGAGTGA